GTTCGCGCAGGCTCACCGCACCCAGGCGCAAGGCCTGCAGGTACAGAGCGTCACAATCCTCCGTGTACATCTGAAAGCTGACTGGCGAACCGCCGAAATGAGCAATGGCCCAGGCTTCGATTGCCGGGTTTTCATCCGCCATCATCAGTACGCTGCCGCCGATCTCAATTTCTGCATGCGAAATGCGGCCCTCCGGAGTCTTCATGCACAAACGGGTTCGCGCGCCAAAGGCCCGCTCATAAAATGCGATGGCCTTGCGTGTGTCTTCGAACATCAGGTAGGGCTGTATGCTGCGGTATCCATCGGGAATGGCCTGGACGGGCATGGGAACTCTCCTTCTGCGGTCCATTCTCGGCGGCGTAGCGGGCCTCGGCTTGTAAAAAACGGAAATCCTGCAAAAAATTCAATCGAGCGGGACGTGATTTCTGTGTTCTGTAGCGCGAGAAAGATAATCGCCCGGGGAAAAGCCTGAGAACTCGCGAAAGTCGTGATTAAAATGCGGCTGATCATAATAGCCGCATTCATGTGCCACCGCTGTCCAGTTCACCGCAGTTTGCCCATGCACCTGCGCGAGCACCCGCTGAAAGCGGCTCAGCCGGTGAAAGGCCTTGGGCGAAAGCCCCACCTGATGACGGAACAGATCTGAAAACCTTCGCTGGCTCAATCCGATAGCTTTTGATACCTCAAGCAGTGTCGAGGAATCCCAGGCTAGACGCTGCAAGGCATAGCCTACTGCCGGATGCATCCCCTCATCCCGCCGCATAGCCCGAAGAAGGCACTGCTCCGCAACAGCAAACATGGTTGCCGGTTCCCGGGCAGCCAGCAACTGCTCGCGCAGCTCTCCGGCTCCGCCCTGCCAGAGATCGTTCAGCGAAATACTCAGATTGGCAAACTCGCTCAATGGAGGCGCGAAAAATGGCCAGCTTCCGCCTGGCCGAAACTGAATCCCGAAGACCCGTTCCTGCTGCGAAGAGTCAATGACAAAGGGCCGCGTGCGCGGTCCGCTGAAGACCGCTGCTCCATAGCTCTCAAACCGCGCCCGATTCTCAGAGTCATATAACCGGATTGGCTCTTCGCGCAGATTGAAAACAATGCTGGCCTCGCCGTTCGGCATCAGTTGTTCCTGCCCATGGGGCTGCGGTGCGCCCTCCCAAAACCAGAAGCAGGCGACCCAGTGGGTAAGCGTTCCGAGCGGTCTGTAGCTGGCATGGTGCATCCACGGCAGAGTAGCTCTAAATGCAGTCGCTGGAAACAAAAATCCCGGAGCCGCCGCTCCGGGATCTTTGTTGTTTGCCGCTGTTCGGGTCTAGTTGCGTGTCGGTGTCAGCGCCATCGGCTGCATCAGGCTGAAAACCAGTTGAGTGTTGCGCGGCAGGGTTACCGCGCTGGGCGGCTGCATCAGCAGGTGAGCCGTCACCGCACCGGCTCCCACCATGGTGCCCACCAGCGCGCCACCGGGGCCGAAATGCGCTCCCACAATGGCGCCGGCTCCCGCGCCCACGCCGTATTCCGTCGCGTCCTTCGCCAGATGCATGCTCGGACGAATTACGCCCTCGTTGGACGTCTGCGTATGAGGCGCCGCGCTATACACCACCTGGGCGTCGAGGTGATAGGCCGTGCCATCCGGCAGCAATACCAGTTGCGGCGTCAGCCTCAACTCCGCCCGTCCCCGCAGGCGATGGCCCGGATGCGCGCTTGTGACCATGCCGCGCAATTCAGAACCGGCCGGAATGATCACCTGCCCGCCCCGATACACATTTGCGGTCACGGTGGCACGGAAAGGGGTGCCCCGGAACGTCGAATCGGTTGAGATCGGTTGCAGCAGCCGAACGGGAATATTCGTTCCGGCATTGAGAGCATTCGGCGTGAAGGGAATCACGCTCACAATGCCGTAGTCCGGGTTCTGGCGGTCCGTCAGGCTGGCACTGTTCTGCGCGGCCGCATTTTGCGCATTACCCGGGGCGAGCGGCTGCTGAATCTTTGTGACGATGCCGAAATCCGTATTGTCCCAGCGGTCAGGATTGCTGCTCGCATTCGCGGAATTGCTCCCCGCGTTGCCGGTCACGTTTCCGTTTGAAACGGGCGCGGTGTAGCTCTGCGTCGAGGGAGCGCTCGCAGGGACTGTGCTGCTCTGTGCCGAGGGCCGGGGGACCAGCGTCGGTTGCGCGGGCACGGCAGGGGAAGGCTTGGCGGACGATCCGGTATAGGTCGGCAGCGGCTGCTCATCCTGCTGGCTGTCCGGCTCCGTCATCGGCTCGTTCGTCACAATCGGGGTATCCGGCGGATTCGAGACGCCGGTGTACTGATCCTGCGAATTCTGACTATTCTGCGCCGGCTGCTGCTGAGAGCCCGGCGTGCTCTGCTGGGCCCGCGCGGCGGTCGCGCAAAGGCTGCCGCAGACCAGTAGCGTTGCGCTGAGTCGAACGAAGTTCATTGACTCCTCCTGCAGGGATTCTGACCCTGCCTGTTTCCAAAAGTCGCTCGTTGCAGGCGGAAAGGCTCACGGCGCGCATTCTCGTATTCAGATGCGTAATCCGCCTGTGAAATCAGCTTAGTCTGCATGAATGGCCAGCAACAGCATGCGAAGAGGAGGCGAACCATTGCGGTTACCCATCCATCTTCTTTTCGAAAAGGCCCGCCGGGGCCGATAGACATCGTTTGCCTTTGTTAGAATCGCGTTGGAATCACGAAGAAAATGAGTAGTTTTGTGGACATTATCGCTGGAGCCTCCGGGAAGCCGATTCCCGTAGACCGCCGTCCCGGGCTCAATGATCGCTTACAACACCAGATTTTGAGGAGTCATATGACTGAGATTGCTGCCATCCACGCGCGCGAGATTCTGGATTCGCGCGGCAACCCCACGGTCGAAGCAGACGTTCTTCTTGCCGACGGTACGCTCGGCCGCGCCGCTGTTCCCAGCGGAGCTTCCACCGGTGAGCACGAAGCCGTGGAACTGCGTGACGGAGACAAGAGCCACTACCTTGGCAAGGGCGTGCTCAAGGCAGTCGACAACATCGAGTCGGTCATCGCTCCGGAACTGGAAGGCATGGACGCCGCCAACCAGCGCCTGCTCGATGCCACGATGATTGCGCTCGACGGCACCCCCAACAAGGGCCGCCTTGGCGCCAATGCGATTCTCGCCGTCTCCATGGCTGCGGCTCGCGCCTCGGCCAACTCGCTCAAGATTCCTCTTTACCGCTACCTTGGCGGCGCAAACGCTTCCATCCTGCCCACCCCGATGATGAACATCCTCAACGGTGGCGCGCATGCTGACAACAACGTGGACTTCCAGGAATTCATGGTCATGCCCGTCGGCGCGGAACGCTTCAGTGAAGCACTTCGTTGGGGCGCGGAAATCTTCCACACCCTCAAGGGCGTACTCAAGAAGAAGGGCTACAACACCGCGGTCGGCGACGAAGGCGGATTTGCTCCTTCGCTGTCCTCGAACACCGAGGCGATTGAAGTCATTCTCGAAGCCATCGAACTGGCCGGTTATAAGGCCGGCGAAGATGTCGCCATTGCTCTCGATCCCGCTGCCAGCGAGTTCTATGACAAGGAGAAGGGCAAGTACATCTTCAAGAAGTCAGACAAGAGCGAGAAGACCAGCGAGGAGATGGCGCAATACTGGGAGAGCTGGACCCGCCAGTATCCCATCATCTCCATCGAAGACGGCTTTGCTGAGGACGACTGGCAGGGATGGCGCTACTTCACTGAACTGGTTGGCTCGCGCATTCAGTTGGTGGGCGACGATCTCTTCGTGACCAACACTGAGCGCCTGCAGCGCGGCATCGAAGAGGGAATTGCCAACTCGATTCTCATCAAGGTGAATCAGATCGGCACCGTCAGCGAGACCTTTGAGGCCATTGAGCTGGGCCGCCGCTACGGCTATACCTCGATCATTTCGCACCGCAGCGGCGAAACGGAAGACACCTTCATCGCCGACCTGGCAGTGGCCACCGGCGCCGGCCAGATCAAGACCGGATCAGCCTCGCGTACCGATCGCATCGCCAAGTACAACCAGCTTCTCCGCATCGAAGAGCAGCTTGGCCAGACGGGCGAATTCCTCGGACTCGAAGCGGTCAACTTCGGCGAATAAACTCCCTCGGCGGCGAATCCACACGGTTCGCCGCCTTTTTCTTCTGTTCCACAGCACGTCCGTTTGGAGAACCTCATGCGCTACCCTCTGCTTTTGGCCGCGGCTCTCATAGCTTCGGTTCCCGCCATGGCTCAAGCCCATCCCGCCCCATCGGCCGCATCCAAACCCGCGCCGCCCGCACATCCCATCACCGACGCACAGGCCCATGAGCTTCTGCAGTTGTCCGGAGCCGATGCGCTCGAAAAGCAGACCATGACCAACATGATGAAGTATCTCCATCAGGTCATGCCGCCATTCATTCCAGCGGATGTGATCGACGATATTGAGACCCGCCTCAAGAGCGCCGACTTTGATGCGCAGGTGATCGCGATCTACAAAGAACATCTCTCCACGCGCGACGCCGCCGCGGCCATCGCTTTTTATAAGACGCCCGCGGGGCAGGATCTTGTGAAGCAGTTGCCCGCCATCACGCGCGAAAGTCAGGAAGCCGGTGCAAAGCTCGGCCAGCAGATCGCCATGGAAGTGATCCAGGCGCACAAGGCTGAGATTCAGGCGGCCGCGCAAAAGTATGAGCAGCAGAACTCCGCACCTGCTGCGCCTTCTTCCACTCCGGCCTCACCGCAATCGCCAAAATAAATTTCACACTGAGGAGTCCGCGTGTCCGCTCGTACCAAACCTGTTGTCCTGACCGTTCTTGATGGATGGGGTTATCGTGCCGAAACCGCCAACAATGCCATCGCATTGGCTCGCAAGCCAACCTATGACAAGCTGCTGGCCGAGTTCCCCAACACGCTCATTCGCGCTGCCGAGCATTTTGTCGGTCTGCCCGATGGCCAGATGGGCAACAGTGAAGTTGGCCACTTGAATCTTGGTGCCGGCCGTGTCGTCCAGATGGAAGTCACCCGCATCGACGCCATGATTGCGAATGGTGATTTCTTCAATGATCCCAAGCTGCTCGACGCCCTCAAAAAAGCAACGCAGAACAATCGCGCCCTGCATCTCTTTGGGCTCGTCTCCGATGGTGGCGTTCACTCGCATCAGAATCACCTGTACGCGCTCCTCAAGGCCGCTCGTCTGCACGGGGTTACCCGCGTCTTCGTGCATGCCTTCATGGATGGCCGCGATACGCTGCCCACCAGCGGCGCGGGCTATCTCGAAGCCCTGCAGCAGAAGATGCGCGAGTATCAGGTGGGCAAAATTGCCAGCGTCAGTGGCCGCTACTACGCCATGGACCGTGACCGCCGCTGGGAACGTGAAAAGCTCGCCTTCGACGCCATGGTGAAAGGCCAGACCGAAGGTGGCGCTTACCACGATCCTGTGGCTCGCGTGCGCGAGTGCTACCAGAACGAAGTCACGGACGAATTTATTGTGCCGTTTGTGGTTACAGATGAGCAGGGGCAGCCCGTCGCCCGCATTCAGGACGAAGATGTCTGCATCATGTTCAACTACCGGGCAGACCGCGCCCGCCAGATCACGCGCGTGCTGGCCCGCAACAGCGGTCTCTCCAAGGAAGAAGGCCGCGAACTGCCTGGAGCGGAAGATCTCGACGTCACCATTCCGCGCAACGAAGTTCCAAAGAACCTGCACTATCTGTGCATGACGCAGTACGACAAGAACTTCTCGCTGCCCTCTGTGTTGTTGCCGCAGTCCATGGAGAACCTGCTCGCCGATGTGCTGGCGCAAGCCAACCTTCGCAACCTGCGCGTCGCCGAAACGGAGAAGTACGCGCACGTCACTTACTTCTTCAATGGCGGCATCGAGAAGCCGTTCCCCGGTGAAGATCGCATCCTGGTTCCATCTCAGAAGGTGGCAACCTATGATCTCGCGCCGGAGATGTCCGCGCAGGGTATCGCCGATACAGTCACCAAGGCCATTCAGGACACGGCCTTCGACGTCATTGTCGTCAACTTCGCCAATGCGGATATGGTGGGTCACTCCGGCAAACTGGAGCCGACCATCCGCGGCGTCGAAACGGTCGATGCCTGCCTCGGCCAGCTTTATCAGGCCATCAAGCAGCATGGCGGTTCCATGCTCATCACGGCCGATCACGGCAATGCAGAGCTGATGGTGGACCCCGTCACCGGCGGCCCGCATACCGCTCACACCACCAATCCCGTGCCGTTCATCGCGGTCTCTGAGCACGTCAAGCAGCATCACCTCAAAGCTGGCGGATCACTGCGTGATGTTTCGCCTACGATCCTGCACATGCTCGGCCTCGCTGAGCCGCCGCAGATGACCGGAACGGATCTGGTGGAAACCAGATAGTAGCGTCACCGCGAAGTTTCGTTTGAAAATGCTCCCGCAGGCACTATGCCCTGCGGGAGTTTCCTTTGCAAGGCGTCGGGCAAACAGCGATCGCGGCCCCGGCCTTTCACGCCCACGGCTATTTCTTATTCCAACTAGCTTGCTGAAAGCTTCATGAATGTCATTCACATGACGCCCGGGTGAAATGTGCGTCAAATAAGCAGCTTACGTTACTTTTCAGCAACTCCTGAAAATGCACCGCATCCAATACGGGTGCAATAAGACAGCTCGGTTTTTGGCTATTACTCCGAAGTTGGCACTTGTCTATCGCATCCGTCATTGTCTTCAGGGGCAGTAGTACATTCAGCAACTTTTCATCTTTTAGAGGTATGTTTGAAGTCTCAGATGGCTTGCTCTGTTCATAAATTTTTCGCGGCGTCTCTTCCGCTATTCCTTTTCATCTTTTTGAGCGCCACGCTACCATCCCATGCGCAAACCGCTATGCTGGCCTCCGCAGCATCGGCTTTGCCCAATGCTCCCGATCCAGCGGGAACTGCTCATAGCGGAGTCATCAGTGGCACAGTGGTGGACCCGACGGGCGAGCCCATTGCAAATGCTGAAGTAAATGTCCGCGGGCAGTCCTTGCCGGCGCCAATGTCCACCAAAACGGACACACAAGGAAAGTTCACGATCGGCGGCCTCGGTTCCGGCGACTATACCGTCACGGTGTTTGCGACGCACTTCCTCAACACCACGGCGCCTACAGTGGCTCTTGGCGATGGAGAAGTTTACCGGCTCTCCATCACGGCAACACCCATTCCCCAGTCATCCACCACTGTGGAAGTTACGGCTAGCGAGCAGGAGATTGCCACCGCTCAGCTTCACCTCGAAGAGAAACAGCGCATTCTGGGCTTTGTTCCCAACTTCTATACCAGCTATGTCTGGGACGCCGCGCCTCTCGACGCGAAGCAGAAGATGGCTCTTTCCTTTCACTCTCTCCTGGATCCCTTCACGCCCTTTGAAGCCGCAGCCGCGGCCGGCGCAGAGCAGGTGGCTGGTCTCCAGTCAGGCTACGGCAGCGGAGCCGAGGGTTACGGCAAACGGTATGGCGCGGCCTACGCAGACATATTTGTTTCCCGCATCATTGGCGATGGACTCCTGCCTTCTGTCTTCCGCCAGGATCCCCGCTACTTCTATCGCGGCACAGGAAGCGTTGGCTCTCGTATGTGGTATGCGGCCCGCTCGGCCTTCGTTGCGCGCGGAGACAATGGAAAGTGGGAGCCCAACTATTCGGGGCTTCTCGGCGACTTCACCTCTGCCGGCATATCCAACGCCTACAGTTCGCCCAGCGACCGAGGTCTCGGCACCACGCTGCAGAACGGCGCGATTCTGGTTGCCGGAGACGCCTTCGAAGATGAGTTACTCGAATTTCTTTCGCGTAAGCTCACGCATCACATTCCTCCAGGCGCTCATGGCAAATAGCTGATCTATTCTTTGAGAGACTTCGAAGAATACATAATCTGAGGCTGCTATCTGACACATTTCACAGTCAGGAGCAGCCTTTGCTTCGCCTGCTCAAATGACACGCTGCTGTGTTCCCGCATCCCACCTGTGTGTCTATTCAAATCCTCTGTACTCGGCCCCATCCAATTAGAACCCTTGCTTCCTTGCTGCCGAAGCTGACCGTGCCGGCAATTGTCGGTGCGGCGTCGTTGTGTTTTCTGCTCTCTATCCCGGCGAAAGCAAAAGCTCTGGCTATGCCACTCCGGTCTGTTTCCGGACTGCCGGATGCACCGGCGTACAGCGATCCGCATGGCTCGGGCGTCATTCTCGGCACTGTGACCAATCCGCGGGGAACAGGCGTTGGCGGGGTGACAATCACCGTCAGCAGTCAGGGATTGCCGTCCCCGATTGACGTACACTCAAATGCCAACGGAAAGTTTCGCATAACAGGCCTCGCGGCCGGAAACTACAACGTGAAAGCATCCGCCACAGGCTTTCTGCCGGCAACTCCTCCAACGGTCGCATTGGGCTCCGGAGAGCATTACAAGCTCTCCATCACCATCGTTCCCGTGCCCAAGGCGGTCACCACCGTCAAGGTAGTCGCCTCCCCGGTTGAGATTGCCACCGCTCAGGTGAAGCTTGAGGAAAAGCAGCGCATCCTCGGCTTCATCCCAAATTTCTCTACCAGCTATGAATGGAATGCCGCGCCGCTCACTTCGAAACTAAAATACGATCTCGCGCTGCATGTCATCACCGATCCCTACACCTTTGCGGTGGCGGC
The DNA window shown above is from Acidobacterium capsulatum ATCC 51196 and carries:
- a CDS encoding VOC family protein, whose protein sequence is MPVQAIPDGYRSIQPYLMFEDTRKAIAFYERAFGARTRLCMKTPEGRISHAEIEIGGSVLMMADENPAIEAWAIAHFGGSPVSFQMYTEDCDALYLQALRLGAVSLREPADQPYGDRMAGVQDPFGYRWYLSTHFRDLSREELESLS
- a CDS encoding helix-turn-helix domain-containing protein, whose translation is MHHASYRPLGTLTHWVACFWFWEGAPQPHGQEQLMPNGEASIVFNLREEPIRLYDSENRARFESYGAAVFSGPRTRPFVIDSSQQERVFGIQFRPGGSWPFFAPPLSEFANLSISLNDLWQGGAGELREQLLAAREPATMFAVAEQCLLRAMRRDEGMHPAVGYALQRLAWDSSTLLEVSKAIGLSQRRFSDLFRHQVGLSPKAFHRLSRFQRVLAQVHGQTAVNWTAVAHECGYYDQPHFNHDFREFSGFSPGDYLSRATEHRNHVPLD
- a CDS encoding TrbI/VirB10 family protein is translated as MNFVRLSATLLVCGSLCATAARAQQSTPGSQQQPAQNSQNSQDQYTGVSNPPDTPIVTNEPMTEPDSQQDEQPLPTYTGSSAKPSPAVPAQPTLVPRPSAQSSTVPASAPSTQSYTAPVSNGNVTGNAGSNSANASSNPDRWDNTDFGIVTKIQQPLAPGNAQNAAAQNSASLTDRQNPDYGIVSVIPFTPNALNAGTNIPVRLLQPISTDSTFRGTPFRATVTANVYRGGQVIIPAGSELRGMVTSAHPGHRLRGRAELRLTPQLVLLPDGTAYHLDAQVVYSAAPHTQTSNEGVIRPSMHLAKDATEYGVGAGAGAIVGAHFGPGGALVGTMVGAGAVTAHLLMQPPSAVTLPRNTQLVFSLMQPMALTPTRN
- the eno gene encoding phosphopyruvate hydratase, translated to MTEIAAIHAREILDSRGNPTVEADVLLADGTLGRAAVPSGASTGEHEAVELRDGDKSHYLGKGVLKAVDNIESVIAPELEGMDAANQRLLDATMIALDGTPNKGRLGANAILAVSMAAARASANSLKIPLYRYLGGANASILPTPMMNILNGGAHADNNVDFQEFMVMPVGAERFSEALRWGAEIFHTLKGVLKKKGYNTAVGDEGGFAPSLSSNTEAIEVILEAIELAGYKAGEDVAIALDPAASEFYDKEKGKYIFKKSDKSEKTSEEMAQYWESWTRQYPIISIEDGFAEDDWQGWRYFTELVGSRIQLVGDDLFVTNTERLQRGIEEGIANSILIKVNQIGTVSETFEAIELGRRYGYTSIISHRSGETEDTFIADLAVATGAGQIKTGSASRTDRIAKYNQLLRIEEQLGQTGEFLGLEAVNFGE
- a CDS encoding DUF2059 domain-containing protein; its protein translation is MRYPLLLAAALIASVPAMAQAHPAPSAASKPAPPAHPITDAQAHELLQLSGADALEKQTMTNMMKYLHQVMPPFIPADVIDDIETRLKSADFDAQVIAIYKEHLSTRDAAAAIAFYKTPAGQDLVKQLPAITRESQEAGAKLGQQIAMEVIQAHKAEIQAAAQKYEQQNSAPAAPSSTPASPQSPK
- the gpmI gene encoding 2,3-bisphosphoglycerate-independent phosphoglycerate mutase, with amino-acid sequence MSARTKPVVLTVLDGWGYRAETANNAIALARKPTYDKLLAEFPNTLIRAAEHFVGLPDGQMGNSEVGHLNLGAGRVVQMEVTRIDAMIANGDFFNDPKLLDALKKATQNNRALHLFGLVSDGGVHSHQNHLYALLKAARLHGVTRVFVHAFMDGRDTLPTSGAGYLEALQQKMREYQVGKIASVSGRYYAMDRDRRWEREKLAFDAMVKGQTEGGAYHDPVARVRECYQNEVTDEFIVPFVVTDEQGQPVARIQDEDVCIMFNYRADRARQITRVLARNSGLSKEEGRELPGAEDLDVTIPRNEVPKNLHYLCMTQYDKNFSLPSVLLPQSMENLLADVLAQANLRNLRVAETEKYAHVTYFFNGGIEKPFPGEDRILVPSQKVATYDLAPEMSAQGIADTVTKAIQDTAFDVIVVNFANADMVGHSGKLEPTIRGVETVDACLGQLYQAIKQHGGSMLITADHGNAELMVDPVTGGPHTAHTTNPVPFIAVSEHVKQHHLKAGGSLRDVSPTILHMLGLAEPPQMTGTDLVETR
- a CDS encoding carboxypeptidase-like regulatory domain-containing protein, whose product is MLASAASALPNAPDPAGTAHSGVISGTVVDPTGEPIANAEVNVRGQSLPAPMSTKTDTQGKFTIGGLGSGDYTVTVFATHFLNTTAPTVALGDGEVYRLSITATPIPQSSTTVEVTASEQEIATAQLHLEEKQRILGFVPNFYTSYVWDAAPLDAKQKMALSFHSLLDPFTPFEAAAAAGAEQVAGLQSGYGSGAEGYGKRYGAAYADIFVSRIIGDGLLPSVFRQDPRYFYRGTGSVGSRMWYAARSAFVARGDNGKWEPNYSGLLGDFTSAGISNAYSSPSDRGLGTTLQNGAILVAGDAFEDELLEFLSRKLTHHIPPGAHGK
- a CDS encoding carboxypeptidase-like regulatory domain-containing protein, which encodes MPLRSVSGLPDAPAYSDPHGSGVILGTVTNPRGTGVGGVTITVSSQGLPSPIDVHSNANGKFRITGLAAGNYNVKASATGFLPATPPTVALGSGEHYKLSITIVPVPKAVTTVKVVASPVEIATAQVKLEEKQRILGFIPNFSTSYEWNAAPLTSKLKYDLALHVITDPYTFAVAAGLAGVEQGAGYYPGYGGGWQGYGKRFGASYADGAIARFTGGAVYASWLHQDPRYFYKGHGSTGSRLWYAIRSAFVARGDNGRAQPNYSELLGDFTAAGASNLYLSPHDRSARITIQNGLVVIAGDAIENVMREFLTKGLTSHIPPGANGQIQ